The segment GGATCAGGCGCACGGCTAAGCATCCTTTTTATGGCTCCAGTAAAGGCAAAGATaactaataattaaaatgatattcAGCTCGAAAGGTAAAAAGTTAAAGCtgtttaacaccattaaatcagCTTTTATCAatattgtattgacattttattgGAATGTTAACTAACATCTGTCCGGGATTGGACGCCATCATTGAGAACCCATTTCCTTGATAAGAGCAGTCTGCTTGTGGCTCCTCTGGGGGGCGCTAGAGGGTCTTTAAGAAGCTCCTCCAGGACCGGCACATCAAGGAAtcgttgttattattgttattataattaattttGAAACCTaccagtgtgtgtttcacacacacacacacacacacacacaacacgtaTTTCACGGTTCCCATAAAGCCGGATTGGTTGAGTGAACCTCTGCAGCTGAAGTCCAGGTCCCGGGGGGGTCCGTCTGCAGACCGGATCCGGTTCTGAGGAGAACAAGATGTCGTTTGAATCCTACATTTGATCGACTGACGCTGAGCACCGGGACCGAGACCGGCCCGGCCCTCAATGTGACGGGtcctcagggaggaggaggaggaggaggaggaggaggaggaggaggaggaggaggaggacggttCTGCAGGGACCCTCCGCCTCCTCATGCCCGCGCAGGGAGCGCGCCGCGCGGCTCCGATCCGCATCTCCAGGATGGCAGGTGGGTCTCCTTTCGGACCGGCGGGACGCACGCTGCGCTGCTAGCTCGGCTCGGTTCGGCTCGgttcggctcggctcggctcggctcggctcggctcctCTCTATGAACAGTAGGTACACGGTGTGGGTGTTGATGGGGGGGCTCTGCACTCGCTACTCGGCTCTGGACCGGGATCAGAATCAGGGTCGTGACGCGTTAAACCGGACCGGTACTCCCGGTACTCAGGGCACCGTAAGCCGGGACGTCATGCCCGGTGTGTCCGCAGACAACAGGCGGGCCGGGGCTGTTATCTGTCCGCTAATGGGCTCACTGTGAGTGGGTGCGGAGCGGAGATAGAAGCGGCCTGGAAGGGGAGCGGGTCCGGAACGAAGCGGGCCCGAGGACCGGGGGTCCCTGatctttatatttaaatatgacttaTATTACATAATGTAGTATATTTATTAAGATAATGTATTCTAGATGtgttatatatcatatataatatagatatatatgtatctatagataataataataatccatttaatttatataatgcttttctagatactcaaagacactttattatacaccgtagaacagctacagggagcaatgcagggttcagtgtcttgctcaaggacacatggactagggcggggattgaaccgccaaccccctggttgaaagacgggcatgctaaccactgtcaataatagatataatataatgtatctatgtattatagataatagatataatatagataatGTATCACATGCATTAtacatgtaaaatgtatatttatccTGTCTTTATTATGGGTTGTagttttatggttttattcAAGAATTTGTATTACGCTTTGATTGATCCACTAATCAATGaaatattattatagattattacAGCTGCAACATTAACGATAAGAATGTATAAGATTCTTCAGAATGAATATTTCTACACtgttgtattagtacttgtaacagagtacttctacactgttgtattagtacttgtaacagagtacttctacactgttgtattagtacttgtaacagagtacttctacactgttgtattagtacctttatgGCCCTCCTGTGGTCCAGGTCCTGCTGACGGAGGCTCGGCTCTCTGCACCGGGATCAGACCGGCGGCCCTCTGAGGACGATGGACCCTCTGATCCTGTGGGGCCCCGGCTCcaggaccgggaccaggaccaggaccgaAACCAGGACCGGGATGGACCCCAGAACCTCAGAGTGCAAACGCACACTTAGCGTGATCCTGCTGGTGGCCGGCATGCTGGTTTCCACGGTGACGTCAggctcacctgctgcaggtatGTTCTGGTTTTTAAACAACCTGATATTACAGGTTAGCAGGGACCTGGTCCTggttggtcctggtcctggttggTCCTGGTCCCGGTTGGTCCTCCTGAAACACTAACGGAGGGTCACAGGATATTTCCTCTGAGCTGTGACCTCTGAGCCACCTGCAGATAACAGGAAGTTCCTTATAAGGAGTTTTTAGTCACTTCACctagaagatgaagaaaaactcatatctataataataaacactatATAGTCAGATGACTCATATTGTATCTCATATTTATCAACAAATCAACCGTTGAACATTTAGTCTATAACTCGTGAAGCTGAGAAATGAATCTGTGAACTTCAGTTCCTCAAATGTCCACTAGAGGCGCCTGAAGAGAGTCGGTCCTCATAAATGTTCCACAGTTATAAAGTCTAGTCTATAAGgctaaattattaattaattaattaattgaaacGCTTGACAGGGACGTCCCTACTgtaaatatgacaatgtatatttcaattcagtttattttgtatagcccaatatcacaaactcccctcagagggctttacagtctgtacacatacgacatccctgacctttgacctcacatcagatcaggaaaaactccccaaaaataacctttcacagggaaaaaagggaagaaaccttcaggagagcaacagaggaggatccctctccccggatggacagatgaatagatgtcatgtgacctgatgaacagagttacagagttacataaacacaatacatgaatatgacaatgtatgaatggacctccaatccatgaaacagaaggaggtagagaggagggggggcggggcatcagcagggccaatgggaggccggctcaccagcatcagacacctccaggtccaatggaccctatgagacgtgaagtcacaacgactccggggaggaagcagagttaataaggtgcaatggagagatgtaaattcatccataaggagagagagaagaggagataggtgctcagtgtatcctaaaacatcccccagcagcctataagcctatagcagcatatcaaggggctggaccagggcaaacctgattcagccctaactataagcactattaaagaggaaagtcttaagtctattcttgaatgaggtgactgtgtctgcctcccggactgaaagtggaagctggttccataaaagaggagcttgataactgaaggctctggctcccatcctactatataatatatatatacactatatatatattatatagtagtatataaatatatatgtacttcatatatatatagtatatatacaatatatacatagtatatttatagtgtgtatatatatgtatatatatatatatatatatatatacacactataaatatactatgtatatattgtatatattgtcatattttcaGTAGGGACGTCCCAGTTAAGCgtttcaattaattaattaataatgtattgtgtatatagtgtattataaatatatataaatatatatatatatttatagtatatataaatatatatatttatagtatatatatatatatactatatatatatatataatctgagTATTTGAAGGCGACGTCTCCTGAATACTAAACAACACGTCGGCACGTGATGCTGCCGTCACCATGGAAACAAGGCCGGCAGTGAGACCcagtcgagtgtgtgtgtgtctttctaatatttatgttttatttgatctcTTGTGAAGATCACAAGGAATAAATCAGCACAAAGACTAGAAACAGGGGTAATTGTTAGCTTAGATTAGCACAAAGATGGAAACAGGGGTaattgttagcctagcttagcacaaagactagaaacagggataattgttagcctagcttagcataaagactagaaacgGGTTTGCATATGGCAGTTTAGTTGAAGCCCCTCAGCTTTAGTGGGACGATCCTGTTAACGTTAATTGAAtccctctctttgtctcacaGGTGTGCTGGACTTTAACAGGACGGCAGAGTTTCCTTCATCACCCTcctcccacccctccacccccccctccgGACCCCCGGTCCCCAGCCCTCTCTCAGATTCCGGCCACAATGGTGGCACAGGCTCGGCTGAGGACTCAGGTGCACAGGGGATTCACCTACTACTGAGACCTCCAGACCTCCTGTCCCCAAGCCTCCCCCCAGCCCTGCCCCCACACACCCAGCCAaccctcacccctcctcccccctgggAGCAGGGCCCCTCCCTGGAAGAGGCCTGGGGCTCCGGAGACTACCTGGAGACTCTGTCCTTCATGGTGCCTGATGGGGAGGAGTTGTCCCTGGCCACACCACTACCCAACCACCCCTATGACGAAGACCTCGGTGGGGACTGGGTCTCTTACGACACTGCCTTCCCCGCTCGCCCCACCATCCCCCTCTCCTcgcacctccctctctccccctcctcctccacccccagcATCCCCCTGCACACTCGGCCCTCCCATCCGGACGTCTTCCCCAACTGGGACGAGGACTACGACCTGGAGGACATGAAGCCTCTGGAGCCgacggagctgctgctgccggacATGAACAGCATGGAGTATTACACCAACCTGCTGGcccgggagagggagagggcgaGAGACCAGGaccgggagagggagagagaccaaGAACGGGTGGACTGGACTGACTCCAAACCCCCCATCACTCCTACAACAACACAAACCCAGGGTCCCCCTTTaacctcgtctccttccccaaGTGAGGAGAAGCCACCTCCACCATCGACCACCATAAAAACTGCTTCTCCTCCCAATCTAAAACCCAAAGACCGTGCCCCGGCCCCGGGCAGACCCCTTCCCCGTCCCCCTTCCAACACCACCGGCCGGgtgcctccccctcccccgctgGGACCTCCCACCCGTCCCGACAGACCGGAGAGGCCTCCGGTGGTCACGGAGAAGCCAATGAAGGCTCCACCCACCAGGACCACCAACAAGGCCACAACCACtgccatcaccaccaccacccagaTCACAGCCATCAGCCTGACCAGAGCTCCGCCGGTCACGCCACCCAGAGTGGCCCAGACCCCCCCCACCAGACAGTACCTGTGTAACATCACCAAGCCAGAGATGTACCTGGTCAGAGTAGGTGAGTAGGTCGTGACCGCAGAGCCCGGTCCTGctgtgtcacatgacagcagcaTCGGGTCCTGTGGGTCATGTGACGGCAGAAAGAGCTCAGTCAGCTAATCGGTTCCTTTTTGTTCCTGCAGTCAGTTCTAAAGGTTCCTCAGCAGGTTTCACTCAAGTCAGAGACCTTCTGAGGAGAGAGTTCAACCGTTCTGTGGAGCTCCAGGTaccaacaccacctcctcctccaccaccacctccacaaacaccaccacctcctcctccaccaacacctcctcctctacctcctccacagacaacaccaccaccacctcctccaccaccacctccacaaacaccaccaccaacacctcttcctccaccaacacctcttcctctacctcctccacagacaccaccacctcctcctccaccaacacctccacaaacaccaccacctcctcctccaccaacacctcctcctctacctcctccacagacaccaccacctccacaaacaccaccaccaacacctcctcctccaccaacacctcctcctctacctcctccacagacaccaccacctccacaaacaccaccaccaacacctcttcctccaccaacacctcttcctctacctcctccacagacaccaccacctcctcctccaccaacacctccacaaacaccaccacctcctcctccaccaacacctcctcctctacctcctccacagacaccaccacctcctcctccaccaacacctcctcctctacctcctccacagacaccaccacctccacaaacaccaccaccaacacctcctcctccaccaacacctcctcctctacctcctccacagacaccaccacctccacaaacaccaccaccaccacctcctcctccaccaacacctcctcctctaccacctccacaaacaccatctcctccacaaacaccaactcctctacctcctccacaaacaccacctcctctacctcctccacaagcaccacctcctccacaaacaccacctcctccaccaacaccacctcctcctccaacacctcctcctccacaaacattACCTCCTCCACAAAAACCACCTCCActacctcctcccccctcttcctcctccacaaacacaaacaccaactcctccaccaacaccacctcctcctacaacacctcctccacaaacaccacctcctcttcctcctccacaaacaccacatcctcttcctcctccacaaacaccacctcctcttcctcctccacaaacaccccctcctctacctcctccacaaataccacctcctcttcctcctccacaaacaccacatcctcttcctcctccacaaacaccacctcctcttcctcctccacaaacaccacctcctcttcctcctccacaaacaccacctcctctacctcctccacaaacaccaactcctccaccaacaccacctcctctacctcctccacaaacatcccctcctctacctcctccacaaacaccacctcctctacctcctccacaaacaccaactcctccaccaacaccacctcctctacctcctccacaaacaccacctcctctacatcctccacaaacaccacctcctccacaaacaccacctcctcttcctcctccacaaacaccacctcctctacctcctccacaaacaccacctcctcttcctcctccacaaacaccacctcctctacctcctccacaaacaccccctcctctacctcctccacaaacaccacctcctcttcctcctccacaaacaccccctcctctacctcctccacaaataccacctcctctacctcctccacaaacaccacctcctctacctcctccacaaacaccacctcctcttcctcctccacaaacaccccctcctctacctcctccacaaacaccaactcctccaccaacaccacctcctctacctcctccacaaacaccaactcctcttcctcctccacaaacaccacctcctctacctcctccacaaacaccacctcctctacatcctccacaaacaccacctcctccacaaacaccacctcctcttcctcctccacaaacaccacctcctctacctcctccacaaacaccacctcctcttcctcctccacaaacaccccctcctctacctcctccacaaacaccccctcctctacctcctccacaaacaccacctcctcttcctcctccacaaacaccccctcctctacctcctccacaaacaccacctcctctacctcctccacaaacaccacctcctcttcctcctccacaaacaccccctcctgtacctcctccacaaacaccaactcctccaccaacaccacctcctctacctcctccacaaacaccaactcctcttcctcctccacaaacaccacctcctctacctcctccacaaacaccacctcctttacctcctccacaaacaccaactCCTCTACCaacaccacttcctcttcctcctccacaaacaccacctcctctacctgctccacaaacaccacctcctctacctgcttcacaaacaccaactcctcttcctcctccacaaacaccacctcctctacctcctccacaaacaccacctcctttacctcctccacaaacaccaactCCTCTAccaacaccacctcctctacctcctccacaaacaccaactcctccaccaacactacttcctcttcctcctccacaaacaccacctcctctacctcctccacaaacaccacctcctcttcctcctccacaaacaccacctcctctacctcctccacaaacaccacctcctcttcctcctccacaaacaccacctcctctacctcctccacaaacaccacctcctcttcctcctccacaaacaccaactcctcttcctcctccacaaacaccacctcctctacctcctccaccaacaccacctcctctacctcctccacaaacaccaactcctcttcctcctccacaaacaccacctcctctacctcctccacaaacaccacctcctctacctcctccacaaacaccacctcctctacctcctccacaaacaccacctcctctacctcctccacaaacaccacctcctctaccAACACTACTTCCCAACAGACTTCTTTACTTTATTTGATGTGACGtcattatttctgtatttttctcaaCTGTTGTACTTCACTGATTAAAGCTATTGATGTcagttgattgacagctgtctgtctctgctgtcTCCTCAGTTTCTAAGAACTCCGTCCAGTTTTGCCTTCCGTGTCGTGTCAGGACCGCTGATCTTCACGGCGATGTCGGTCATCAACACGCTCCGCCACCCGCCCCGCGGGTCTGGCCCGATGCCCGGCGTGGCGACGCTTTACACCGTACCTGACCTCAGGTACCAGCTCCACTTTGTGCTGCAGTTCGTCCCCGCCCACGTCGACGTCAGAGTCTGTAACTTCAGCGAGCGCGTGGAGAGCGGGCTGGTGATGGCGTACGCCGAGACGCGGAGGCGATCACACGAGGCCGGAAACGTCACCGTGCAGGTAAGTCTCCTACCTGGTGCTGGGGGTTAAAGGTCACCGTGCAGGTGAGTCTCCTACCTGGTGCTGGGGGTTAAAGGTCACCGTGCAGGTGAGTCTCCTACCTGGTGCtgggggttaaaggtcactgtGCAGGTGAGTCTCCTACCTGGTGCtgggggttaaaggtcactgtGCAGGTGAGTCTCCTACCTGGTGCTGGGGGTTAAAGGTCACCATGCAGGTGAGTCTCCTACCTGGTGCTGGGGGTTAAAGGTCACCATGCAGGTGAGTCTCCTACCTGGTGCTGGGGGTTAAAGGTCACCATGCAGGTGAGTCTCCTACCTGGTGCtgggggttaaaggtcactgtGCAGGTGAGTCTCCTACCTGGTGCTGGGGGTTAAAGGTCACCATGCAGGTGAGTCTCCTACCTGGTGCTGTGGGTTCAAACTAATGAAGGAACCGATGTGTGTTCTCCAGCTGTTGAACATCACCATGTCGGTCAGTCGGCCGCTAGCGGCAGCGGAGCAGAAGGTTTCCGTCGACGTCACCTTCGCGGTGCGCGATGGGCGAGACTACCTgctggggtcagaggtcagcgaACACCTGAGGAAGCTCAGTCTGGTCGAGTTCAGCTTTTACGTTGGATTTCCTGCTCTTCAGATCGCAGAACGTATGACATTTGTTTGAATCATACATGtacataatatattaatgtggtaaacatttgtttaccgaacaaaaagaaaacaaacactttaaaatgtgtgttaacATGTATTTAgggtgtattaaatgtgtatgacacgtgtatttaatgtatatttagCGTGTATTACAAgtgtatttaatgtatatttagCGTGTATTACAAgtgtattttatgtatattttatgtatttaatgtgtatttagcGTGTATTACAAgtgtatttaatgtatattttatgtatttaatgtgtattaaacGTGTATCCACAGCTTTCCACTACCCGGAGCTGAACACGTCTCACCACCTGCGCTCCACCTGGGTCCGTACAGGTGAGTCTTTGGCATGAAAGGTGATGAACTTTCCCTTCTTCGTTACATAGtgattatatatgtttatatatatatatatataatattatatcattatatataatgtaatgtgaatgtgtgaatgtgtttcagTCCTGTTGGGGGTGTCGGAGCAGCTGGTGGCCGAGCGAAGCTTCAAAGCTCGTCTGGAGAGACGTctggctctgctgctggaggagagtCTGCAGGccgccagcagggggcgctggagGAGAGCGACAGCTGTGGGCAACAACAGTCTGCAGGTATGTACTCATACAGGTGTGTACACCCAGATCATACAGGTGACAGGAGTCAACACACTGAGTCAACACACTGAGTCAACACACTGAGTCAACACACTGAGTCAACACACCTGAGTCAACACACTGAGTCAACACACTGAGTCAACACACCTGAGTCAACACACTGAGTCAACACACCTGAGTCAACACACCTGAGTCAACACACCTGAGTCAACACACTGAGTCAACACACTGAGTCAACACACTGAGTCAACACACCTG is part of the Cyclopterus lumpus isolate fCycLum1 chromosome 23, fCycLum1.pri, whole genome shotgun sequence genome and harbors:
- the LOC117726458 gene encoding LOW QUALITY PROTEIN: UPF0606 protein KIAA1549-like (The sequence of the model RefSeq protein was modified relative to this genomic sequence to represent the inferred CDS: deleted 1 base in 1 codon) — its product is MDPLILWGPGSRTGTRTRTETRTGMDPRTSECKRTLSVILLVAGMLVSTVTSGSPAAGVLDFNRTAEFPSSPSSHPSTPPSGPPVPSPLSDSGHNGGTGSAEDSGAQGIHLLLRPPDLLSPSLPPALPPHTQPTLTPPPPWEQGPSLEEAWGSGDYLETLSFMVPDGEELSLATPLPNHPYDEDLGGDWVSYDTAFPARPTIPLSSHLPLSPSSSTPSIPLHTRPSHPDVFPNWDEDYDLEDMKPLEPTELLLPDMNSMEYYTNLLARERERARDQDRERERDQERVDWTDSKPPITPTTTQTQGPPLTSSPSPSEEKPPPPSTTIKTASPPNLKPKDRAPAPGRPLPRPPSNTTGRVPPPPPLGPPTRPDRPERPPVVTEKPMKAPPTRTTNKATTTAITTTTQITAISLTRAPPVTPPRVAQTPPTRQYLCNITKPEMYLVRVVSSKGSSAGFTQVRDLLRREFNRSVELQFLRTPSSFAFRVVSGPLIFTAMSVINTLRHPPRGSGPMPGVATLYTVPDLRYQLHFVLQFVPAHVDVRVCNFSERVESGLVMAYAETRRRSHEAGNVTVQLLNITMSVSRPLAAAEQKVSVDVTFAVRDGRDYLLGSEVSEHLRKLSLVEFSFYVGFPALQIAEPFHYPELNTSHHLRSTWVRTVLLGVSEQLVAERSFKARLERRLALLLEESLQAASRGRWRRATAVGNNSLQVVRVARLSGVERLLEVFYFVEGPGGERIPAEAMAVTLNRLDLQRAAIVLGHRVQRPIAQPVETLSVPPAETESSSIWLIVGVVVPVLLALFIIIILYWKLCGSEKLEFQPDAINTIQQRQKLQAPSVKGFDFAKLHLGQHSKDDIMVIQEPGPLPAPAKEATPSDGGDLNTPKSKGSSTKVPRTSHRRGRLSPSDGDSLGSDQSSGRESAEESTRPVATPTEGKQHRKTPKNGRSKLGGGPDELLSSSSIFDHVDRLSRGSSDGTRRQANKVQLIAMQPRPSPPTQHPPHLSPTLTEKVSTEVALRHKSEIEHHRNKLRQRAKRRGQCEFPSMDDIMDAFGDGPVQSEVAQRLYSSAHDHMDCILQANNQSPPTPTNSRRRGRRSPRGRRAQPGPGSLPDTDRDRLLTDHSATYRKYPGLNNVAYMSDPDLPPDHGSPSPTDEVFDSAPPPYMPPQPSIEEARQQMHSLLDDAFALVSPSSQGSAGVSGVSPALPSPSPQARPPGRQWCSYPAAPSHSPFSDRYAELGMSTTSVQGLLHRQGLSSAGYVSTGDQMQESVYSSRRQYEDPPSSSRPRPVGGSTGAQLHHLTQVGLSSQIGAYPGVGRSMSGPTGSSWNQQHSDQDLSRREASRESVLSFPEFSSSSVFQMPSSSLRDPSAPPLLLTSPTPEYPPEDASPSAHTSASLIKAIREELRRLAQKQTAVTSYP